Proteins encoded in a region of the Bradyrhizobium sp. CB3481 genome:
- a CDS encoding tetratricopeptide repeat protein, which yields MKCLVKHFGRITGAAAFVVAMALPAAAETVEVAPGVQVTKRSYSAPTNEQPFFGFADKNAEEKAGDEKFVSAIVAATGTREKAFQEITMRAWRALNTGKIHEAALRFNQAFLISPAESAVYHGFAVVAQFRFNDFEASDELFKIALKQPDPVKALRADYGRMLLIAKRPRDAEPVLEQAVKDAPDFGDAWTNLAVARFQNGNAPAACAAVEEALKRRPTNNSSQDLMTVKNLAQCK from the coding sequence ATGAAATGTCTAGTGAAGCATTTTGGCCGGATCACCGGAGCAGCCGCCTTCGTTGTGGCAATGGCGCTGCCTGCCGCTGCCGAGACCGTCGAGGTGGCGCCCGGCGTGCAGGTGACGAAGCGGAGCTATTCCGCGCCGACCAACGAGCAGCCGTTCTTTGGATTTGCCGACAAGAACGCGGAAGAGAAGGCGGGCGACGAGAAATTCGTCAGCGCCATCGTCGCCGCGACTGGCACCCGCGAGAAGGCGTTCCAGGAAATCACCATGCGCGCATGGCGGGCGCTCAACACCGGCAAGATCCACGAGGCCGCGCTGCGATTCAATCAGGCGTTCCTGATCTCTCCGGCGGAGAGCGCCGTCTATCACGGCTTTGCCGTGGTCGCGCAATTTCGCTTCAACGACTTCGAAGCATCGGATGAATTGTTCAAGATCGCGCTCAAGCAGCCAGATCCGGTGAAGGCGTTGCGCGCCGATTATGGTCGCATGCTCTTGATCGCCAAGCGCCCGCGCGACGCCGAGCCGGTGCTGGAGCAGGCGGTCAAGGATGCGCCTGACTTCGGCGATGCCTGGACCAATCTAGCCGTAGCGCGTTTCCAGAACGGCAATGCCCCGGCGGCCTGCGCGGCGGTGGAGGAGGCGCTGAAGCGTCGTCCAACCAACAATTCCAGCCAGGACCTGATGACGGTGAAGAATCTCGCGCAGTGTAAGTAG
- a CDS encoding helix-turn-helix domain-containing protein produces the protein MKRRDFARRPGCAVEATLDLIDGKWKGVILFHLLAGTQRFGELRRRMPGITQRMLTKQLRALEEDGLVIRKVYAEVPPRVEYTLSEIGESLRPVIETLRAWGESHQQRLSCGPAPDAVKASDRAA, from the coding sequence ATGAAGCGGCGAGATTTTGCCCGACGGCCGGGCTGTGCGGTGGAAGCCACGCTCGACCTGATCGACGGCAAGTGGAAGGGCGTGATCCTGTTTCATCTCCTGGCCGGCACCCAGCGCTTTGGGGAGTTGCGGCGGCGGATGCCTGGGATTACCCAGCGCATGCTGACCAAGCAGCTCCGCGCGCTCGAGGAGGACGGGCTGGTGATCCGAAAAGTCTACGCCGAGGTGCCGCCGCGGGTCGAATATACGCTGTCCGAGATCGGCGAGAGCCTGCGTCCCGTCATCGAGACGCTCAGGGCCTGGGGCGAGAGCCACCAGCAACGGCTATCCTGTGGGCCCGCGCCCGACGCCGTCAAAGCATCCGATCGCGCCGCGTAG
- a CDS encoding class I SAM-dependent methyltransferase, translating to MNDTSSQLFYFYNRHPISRDIIVAKLRASHGHLDNLRPEDLYAHDQDHYGGLNATDELARAAQIGPGTAAADFCAGLGGTVRYLAHKYGADVTGVEFTPVRAAGAQELTQMVGLQETARIVEGNVMDAPLADASVDAVVSQESFCHVPDVKKALAEARRILKPGGRLAFTDWVANQPLAAADVQLMWDGMAIQPLRSIPDYRHLVEGVGLTVLSVTDLTEEWRPILKERLAMYQRLREEARQSGTPVGHDAFHESYIRFVDLVQQRKLGGVRIVANK from the coding sequence ATGAACGACACCTCCTCGCAATTGTTTTATTTCTATAATCGTCATCCGATCTCGCGCGATATCATCGTCGCCAAACTGCGCGCAAGCCACGGTCATCTCGACAACCTGCGCCCTGAGGACCTATATGCGCACGATCAGGACCACTATGGTGGTCTCAACGCCACGGACGAACTGGCGCGAGCGGCGCAGATCGGTCCCGGAACGGCCGCCGCCGACTTTTGCGCCGGCCTTGGCGGGACCGTACGCTATCTCGCACACAAATACGGAGCCGACGTTACTGGTGTCGAATTCACGCCTGTGCGCGCTGCAGGCGCGCAAGAGCTGACCCAAATGGTGGGCCTTCAGGAGACGGCGCGGATCGTTGAGGGCAACGTGATGGACGCTCCGCTGGCCGATGCGAGCGTCGATGCGGTCGTCAGCCAGGAATCATTCTGTCACGTCCCGGATGTGAAGAAGGCACTGGCAGAAGCCAGACGCATTCTGAAGCCTGGCGGCCGATTGGCCTTCACAGACTGGGTAGCCAACCAACCGCTCGCAGCCGCCGACGTGCAACTGATGTGGGACGGGATGGCAATTCAGCCGCTCCGTTCGATTCCGGACTACCGGCACCTGGTCGAGGGCGTCGGCTTGACGGTGCTTTCGGTCACTGACTTGACGGAGGAATGGAGGCCGATACTCAAAGAACGGCTCGCCATGTACCAACGGCTGCGCGAGGAAGCGAGGCAGTCCGGAACACCCGTGGGACACGATGCATTTCACGAGTCCTACATTCGATTTGTCGACCTCGTTCAACAGCGCAAGCTCGGCGGAGTCCGGATAGTAGCGAACAAGTAG
- a CDS encoding DegQ family serine endoprotease, with product MNLIRSAVLLLASVVVATPALAQDRRVPSSGAELRLSYAPIVQRVQPAVVNVYAAKTVQNRNPLLDDPIFRRFFGVPGQQPEQMQRSLGSGVMVDPAGLVVTNNHVIEGADQVKISLADKREFEAEIVLKDSRTDLAVLRVKDGREKFATLDFANSDELLVGDVVLAIGNPFGVGQTVTHGIVSALARTQVGITDYQFFIQTDAAINPGNSGGALVDMTGKLVGINTAIFSRSGGSQGIGFAIPANMVRVVVASAKSGGKAVKRPWLGAKLQAVTPEIAETLGLKLPNGALVANVSPNSPAARAGLKPSDLIVAVESQTIDDPNAFDYRFATRPLGGAAQIDVQRGGKTVKLTVPLETAPDSNRDEIVLTGRSPFQGAKVANISPAVADELRLDSQTEGVVVIDLADGGTAASVGFQKGDIILAVNNQKIAKTSDLDKVSKAGSRLWRIVVVRGGQQINVTLGG from the coding sequence ATGAATTTGATCCGCTCCGCCGTTCTGCTGCTGGCTTCCGTCGTCGTTGCAACGCCGGCACTGGCGCAGGACCGCCGCGTGCCGTCCTCCGGCGCCGAGCTGCGGCTGTCCTACGCGCCGATCGTGCAGCGCGTCCAGCCGGCCGTGGTGAACGTCTATGCTGCGAAGACTGTGCAGAACCGCAATCCGCTGCTCGACGACCCGATCTTCCGCCGCTTCTTCGGCGTGCCCGGCCAGCAGCCCGAGCAGATGCAGCGTTCGCTCGGCTCGGGCGTGATGGTCGACCCGGCCGGGCTCGTCGTCACCAACAACCACGTCATCGAGGGGGCCGACCAGGTCAAGATCTCGCTCGCCGACAAGCGCGAGTTCGAGGCCGAGATCGTGCTCAAGGATAGCCGCACGGATCTCGCCGTGCTGCGCGTCAAGGATGGCAGGGAGAAGTTTGCGACGCTGGACTTCGCTAATTCCGACGAGCTTCTGGTCGGCGACGTTGTGCTTGCGATCGGCAACCCCTTCGGCGTCGGCCAGACCGTGACCCACGGCATCGTCTCGGCGCTGGCGCGCACGCAGGTCGGCATCACCGACTACCAGTTCTTCATCCAGACCGATGCCGCGATCAATCCCGGCAATTCCGGCGGCGCGCTAGTCGACATGACCGGCAAGCTGGTCGGCATCAACACCGCGATCTTCTCGCGCTCCGGCGGCTCGCAGGGCATCGGCTTTGCAATTCCTGCCAACATGGTCCGCGTCGTCGTGGCCTCCGCCAAGAGCGGTGGCAAGGCGGTCAAGCGGCCGTGGCTCGGCGCCAAGCTGCAGGCGGTGACGCCCGAGATCGCCGAGACGCTAGGGCTGAAGCTCCCGAACGGCGCGCTGGTCGCCAATGTTTCGCCGAACAGCCCGGCGGCGCGCGCCGGACTGAAGCCGTCGGATTTGATCGTCGCGGTCGAAAGCCAGACGATCGACGATCCGAACGCGTTCGATTACCGCTTCGCGACCCGGCCGCTCGGCGGCGCGGCGCAGATTGACGTGCAGCGCGGCGGCAAGACCGTCAAGCTGACGGTGCCGCTGGAGACGGCGCCCGACAGCAACCGCGACGAGATCGTGCTCACCGGGCGCTCGCCGTTCCAGGGCGCCAAGGTCGCCAATATCTCGCCGGCGGTTGCCGACGAACTGCGTCTGGATTCGCAGACCGAGGGCGTCGTCGTGATCGACCTCGCGGACGGCGGCACGGCCGCCAGCGTCGGCTTCCAGAAGGGCGACATCATCCTGGCCGTCAACAACCAGAAGATCGCCAAGACCAGCGACCTCGACAAGGTATCGAAGGCCGGCTCCAGGCTATGGCGCATCGTCGTGGTGCGTGGCGGCCAGCAGATCAACGTGACATTGGGCGGATGA
- a CDS encoding zinc-binding alcohol dehydrogenase family protein translates to MKAVGYRKSLPIEDANALIDFEAAKPEPAGRDIRVAIRAISANPVDYKVRKRAAPPEGETKILGYDAAGIVDAVGPDVTLFKPGDEVFYAGSILRQGTNAEYHLVDERIVGRKPKSLSFAQAAALPLTSITAWELLFDRLGAVPGKSLDPRTLLIIGGAGGVGSILIQLARRLTGLTVVATATRPESQKWCLDLGAHAVIDHGKPMKEQIEKLKLPPVALVASLTFTDQHYKSIAEFMAPQGKFGLIDDPPEFTMSAFKGKAISVHWESMFTRSSFQTPDMIAQHHLLNDVADLLDKGVLRTTLDQTFGTINAANLKRAHALLESGKSRGKIVLEGW, encoded by the coding sequence ATGAAAGCCGTCGGATACCGCAAATCGCTCCCCATCGAGGATGCCAATGCGCTGATCGATTTCGAGGCCGCCAAGCCGGAACCGGCTGGCCGCGACATCCGCGTCGCCATAAGAGCGATCTCCGCCAACCCGGTCGATTACAAGGTGCGCAAGCGCGCCGCCCCGCCGGAGGGCGAGACCAAAATTTTGGGCTATGACGCAGCCGGCATCGTCGATGCCGTCGGTCCCGACGTCACCCTGTTCAAGCCGGGCGACGAAGTGTTTTACGCCGGCTCAATCCTGCGTCAGGGCACCAATGCGGAATATCATCTGGTCGACGAGCGCATCGTCGGCCGCAAGCCGAAATCGCTGTCGTTCGCACAGGCCGCGGCGCTGCCGCTGACCTCGATCACCGCCTGGGAATTGCTGTTCGACCGGCTCGGCGCCGTGCCGGGCAAGAGCCTCGATCCGCGCACGCTGCTGATCATCGGCGGCGCCGGGGGCGTCGGCTCGATCCTGATCCAGCTTGCGCGCCGCCTCACCGGCCTCACCGTCGTCGCCACCGCCACACGGCCCGAATCGCAAAAATGGTGCCTCGATCTCGGCGCCCATGCCGTGATCGATCATGGCAAGCCGATGAAGGAGCAGATCGAGAAGCTGAAGCTGCCGCCGGTCGCGCTCGTCGCGAGCCTCACCTTCACCGATCAGCACTATAAGAGCATCGCCGAGTTCATGGCGCCGCAGGGCAAGTTCGGCCTGATCGACGATCCCCCGGAATTCACCATGTCCGCCTTCAAGGGCAAGGCGATCTCGGTGCACTGGGAATCGATGTTCACGCGCTCCTCGTTCCAGACGCCTGATATGATCGCCCAGCATCATCTGCTCAACGATGTGGCAGATCTGCTCGACAAAGGCGTGCTGCGCACCACGCTCGATCAGACTTTCGGTACCATCAACGCAGCTAACCTGAAACGGGCACATGCGCTTTTGGAAAGCGGCAAGTCGCGCGGCAAGATCGTGCTGGAGGGATGGTAG
- a CDS encoding replication-associated recombination protein A translates to MSPKQPREAPNLFAAAGMEEDAPRPLPDRLRPRSLADVVGQDHILGPDGALTRMLETRTLGSLVFWGPPGTGKTTVARLLADATELHFEQISAVFSGVADLKKVFDAARARREMGKGTLLFVDEVHRFNRAQQDSFLPVMEDGTVVLVGATTENPSFELNAALLSRARVLVFHSLDAAAIEKLYAHAEKVEGRKLPLDAEARAVLVRMADGDGRAALTLAEEVWRAARKNEIFNAAQLQEILQRRAPIYDKSADGHYNLISALHKSVRGSDPDAALYYLARMLDAGEDPLFLARRVVRMAVEDIGLADPQALVICNAAKDAFDFLGHPEGELAIAQAVIYLATAPKSNAAYKAFGAAMRTAKEGGSLLPPKHILNSPTKLMKSEGYGAGYEYDHDAPDAFSGQDYFPEALGRQTFYDPPDRGFEREIRKRLDYWAKLRRERGQQE, encoded by the coding sequence ATGAGTCCGAAGCAGCCCCGCGAAGCACCGAACCTCTTTGCCGCGGCAGGGATGGAAGAGGATGCGCCGCGTCCGCTTCCCGACCGGCTGCGCCCGCGTTCGCTCGCTGATGTCGTCGGGCAGGACCACATCCTCGGCCCCGACGGTGCGCTGACGCGCATGCTGGAGACGCGCACGCTCGGCTCGCTGGTGTTCTGGGGACCGCCCGGCACCGGCAAGACTACGGTGGCGCGGCTTCTGGCTGACGCCACCGAATTGCATTTCGAGCAGATTTCCGCGGTATTTTCCGGTGTCGCGGACCTCAAGAAGGTATTCGACGCGGCGCGGGCCCGGCGCGAGATGGGCAAGGGCACGCTGCTGTTCGTCGACGAGGTGCATCGCTTTAACCGCGCGCAGCAGGATTCGTTTCTGCCCGTGATGGAAGACGGCACTGTGGTGCTGGTCGGCGCCACCACGGAAAACCCGTCCTTCGAGCTCAACGCGGCGCTTCTGTCGCGGGCTCGGGTGCTGGTGTTCCATTCGCTTGACGCTGCCGCGATCGAAAAGCTCTATGCCCATGCCGAGAAGGTCGAGGGCCGCAAACTGCCGCTCGATGCCGAGGCGCGCGCCGTGCTGGTGCGGATGGCCGATGGCGACGGCCGCGCCGCGCTGACCTTGGCCGAAGAAGTCTGGCGCGCCGCGCGCAAGAACGAAATCTTCAACGCGGCGCAGTTGCAGGAAATCCTGCAGCGCCGTGCGCCGATCTACGACAAGTCCGCCGATGGCCATTACAACCTGATCTCGGCGCTGCATAAATCGGTGCGCGGCTCCGATCCGGATGCCGCGCTATACTATCTCGCGCGGATGCTGGATGCCGGCGAGGACCCGCTGTTCCTGGCGCGGCGCGTGGTGCGCATGGCGGTCGAGGACATCGGGCTTGCCGATCCGCAGGCGCTCGTCATCTGCAACGCCGCCAAGGATGCGTTTGACTTCCTCGGCCATCCCGAGGGCGAGCTCGCGATCGCGCAGGCCGTGATCTATCTCGCCACCGCGCCGAAATCGAATGCCGCCTACAAGGCCTTTGGCGCGGCGATGCGCACGGCGAAGGAGGGCGGTTCGCTGCTGCCGCCAAAGCATATTCTGAACTCGCCGACCAAGCTGATGAAGTCGGAAGGCTATGGCGCGGGCTACGAATATGATCACGACGCGCCGGATGCCTTTTCCGGACAAGACTATTTTCCGGAAGCGCTCGGACGGCAGACCTTCTACGATCCACCGGACCGCGGTTTTGAGCGGGAAATCCGCAAGCGGCTGGATTACTGGGCCAAGCTGCGCAGGGAACGAGGCCAGCAAGAATGA